From one uncultured Paludibacter sp. genomic stretch:
- a CDS encoding Methyltransferase type 12 (fragment) — protein MNKLKDFFKPEGRIFFSFPPWRMPFGGHQQICNSKIWSKLPYYHLLPMRMYKFVLKIFGETDAKITSLQEIKETGISITDFKYFLKENKYKIEKEDYYLINPSYEVKFHIKPKKLPKIINIPYLRDFYTTAYYCLVKLQDAK, from the coding sequence TTGAATAAACTGAAAGATTTTTTTAAACCGGAAGGAAGAATATTTTTCTCGTTTCCTCCTTGGCGAATGCCTTTTGGAGGACATCAGCAAATTTGCAACAGTAAAATATGGAGCAAATTACCTTATTATCATTTACTCCCTATGAGGATGTATAAGTTTGTATTAAAAATATTTGGTGAAACCGATGCAAAAATAACATCGTTGCAAGAAATAAAAGAAACAGGAATAAGTATCACAGATTTTAAGTATTTCTTAAAGGAAAATAAATATAAGATTGAAAAAGAAGACTATTATCTAATCAATCCAAGCTACGAAGTAAAATTTCATATCAAACCGAAGAAACTTCCTAAAATCATCAATATACCTTACCTTAGAGATTTTTATACCACTGCTTACTATTGTCTTGTGAAATTGCAAGATGCAAAATAA